The following are encoded in a window of Balaenoptera ricei isolate mBalRic1 chromosome 1, mBalRic1.hap2, whole genome shotgun sequence genomic DNA:
- the ADAM30 gene encoding LOW QUALITY PROTEIN: disintegrin and metalloproteinase domain-containing protein 30 (The sequence of the model RefSeq protein was modified relative to this genomic sequence to represent the inferred CDS: inserted 2 bases in 1 codon), which yields MRSVRTLLSPGRSLPLLVLRVLLVDSLGKDLIFHPEWGFDSYEITIPKKLSFRGGERGVAKHVSYLLQVKGKNHVLHLWPKRFLLPRNLQVFSFTEQGRLLEDHPYIPSDCNYMGLVEGNQDSKATLSTCMRGLRGILKVDANHYQIEPLRASSNFEHVIYLLKKEEEFPNQICGFTDDETVKQLAEHENRARIRDFSEAYMHQKYLELVLVFDNSRYLYLNSNLTQVINDAILLTAIADSYFQDVRMRIQLLAMEVWTDRDKIALNAPVISQVLGQFVQYRSRDLSRRIPADWAHLYLKKQFSDALSQHCGSVCSTLPSGSTSSILDKNILGPATWTTHALGHSVGMIHDYKYCQCKGRHSCIMGTGRTGFSNCSYAEFYSHVSSGLNCLTDIPGLGYVVKRCGNKIVEENEECDCGSREDCKEDQCCQPDCKFKEGANCSTGLCCHNCQFRPSGYMCRGEENECDLAEYCSGTSALCPSDAYKQDGTPCKYRARCVRKGCQSRTMQCQNIFGTDAMGAPLQCYDAVNVIGDQYGNCGILGVRQYEKCPRAKALCGRLQCINVKTIPDMPDHTILISTHLHEENLMCWGIGYHLAMVPMGLPDLGVISDGTSCGKERICFNRNCVNSSVLNFDCLPEKCNRRGVCNSNKNCHCMYGWAPPFCEEVGYGGSIDSGPPGPLKREVPASLQVVSLMLMRLIFLIISVIVVLFRKIIGSXYKSKEKETPPINTGAEQFKAKMTKKPKTQSGNPQSLYYTGS from the exons ATGAGGTCAGTGAGGACCCTCCTCTCCCCAGGCCGTTCGCTCCCCTTGCTAGTCCTGCGCGTGCTCCTGGTTGACTCTCTTGGCAAGGATTTAATTTTTCACCCCGAGTGGGGCTTTGACTCCTATGAAATCACCATCCCCAAGAAGCTGAGCTTCCGCGGAGGGGAGCGGGGTGTGGCCAAGCACGTGTCCTACCTCCTGCAGGTAAAAGGCAAGAATCACGTCCTCCACCTGTGGCCCAAGAGGTTTCTATTGCCCCGGAATCTGCAGGTTTTCTCCTTCACAGAACAGGGAAGGCTCTTGGAGGATCACCCTTATATACCCAGCGACTGCAACTATATGGGCTTGGTTGAAGGAAATCAGGATTCTAAAGCTACTTTAAGTACATGCATGAGGGGTCTCCGAGGCATACTGAAAGTTGATGCCAACCATTACCAAATCGAGCCCCTCAGAGCCTCTTCCAATTTTGAACATGTCATATATCTCCTCAAGAAAGAGGAGGAATTTCCCAATCAGAtctgtggcttcactgatgaTGAAACAGTAAAGCAGTTGGCCGAGCATGAGAACAGGGCTAGGATACGTGACTTTAGTGAGGCATATATGCACCAAAAGTACTTGGAATTAGTCCTGGTCTTTGATAACAGTAGGTATTTATATTTGAACTCCAATCTTACTCAAGTCATAAATGATGCCATTCTTCTGACTGCAATTGCAGACTCTTACTTTCAAGATGTCCGTATGAGAATACAACTATTAGCTATGGAAGTATGGACAGACAGAGACAAGATAGCACTTAATGCCCCAGTGATATCACAAGTCTTAGGCCAGTTTGTGCAATACAGATCACGTGACCTAAGTCGTCGGATTCCAGCAGATTGGGCACACCTATACCTTAAAAAGCAGTTTAGTGATGCGCTTTCACAGCACTGTGGAAGTGTATGTAGTACATTGCCTTCTGGATCTACAAGTTCTATTCTAGATAAAAATATCCTTGGACCTGCCACTTGGACTACTCATGCTCTGGGCCATAGTGTGGGAATGATCCATGATTACAAATACTGCCAATGTAAGGGTAGGCATAGTTGCATCATGGGCACTGGACGAACTGGGTTTAGTAATTGTAGTTATGCCGAATTTTATTCACATGTTAGTTCAGGATTAAACTGTCTAACAGATATCCCAGGATTAGGTTATGTGGTAAAGAGATGTGGAAACAAAATTGTGGAAGAGAATGAGGAATGTGATTGTGGTTCAAGAGAGGACTGTAAAGAAGACCAGTGTTGTCAGCCAGATTGTAAATTCAAAGAAGGTGCCAACTGTAGCACTGGACTTTGCTGTCATAACTGTCAATTTCGTCCATCTGGATATATGTGTCGGGGGGAAGAAAATGAATGTGACCTTGCAGAGTACTGCAGTGGGACCTCAGCACTCTGCCCAAGTGACGCATATAAGCAGGATGGAACCCCTTGCAAGTACAGAGCCCGTTGTGTCAGAAAGGGCTGCCAATCCAGAACTATGCAGTGccaaaatatttttggaactGATGCCATGGGGGCTCCTCTTCAATGCTATGATGCAGTTAATGTAATAGGTGACCAATATGGGAACTGTGGTATTTTAGGAGTTCGTCAGTATGAGAAGTGTCCCAGAGCAAAGGCATTATGTGGCAGGCTACAGTGTATAAATGTCAAAACCATCCCTGATATGCCAGATCATACTATTCTAATTTCCACTCACCTGCATGAAGAAAATCTCATGTGCTGGGGCATTGGCTATCATCTAGCCATGGTACCTATGGGGTTACCTGACCTGGGTGTGATAAGTGATGGTACCTCCTGTGGTAAGGAGCGGATATGTTTTAATAGAAATTGTGTGAATAGCTCAGTCCTGAATTTTGACTGTTTGCCTGAGAAGTGCAACCGCCGAGGCGTTTGCAACAGTAACAAAAACTGCCACTGCATGTATGGCTGGGCCCCTCCATTCTGTGAGGAGGTGGGGTATGGAGGGAGCATTGACAGTGGGCCTCCAGGACCCCTAAAGAGGGAGGTGCCCGCCTCACTTCAGGTTGTGTCCCTTATGTTAATGCGCCTGATTTTCTTAATTATCTCAGTGATTGTTGTGCTTTTCAGGAAAATCATAGGAAG ttataaatccaaagagaaagaaacaccACCAATTAACACTGGAGCAGAACAATTCAAGGCCAAAATGACCAAGAAACCAAAAACGCAATCAGGCAATCCACAGTCACTCTATTACACAGGGTCATAA